The DNA region ATGGCCCTTGAGCGCATGGTCCTGGATCTCGATGAGTTCAGCTACTCCTTTCGTGGCCAGGTCGAGCATGGCGTCGAATTCTTCGCGCCGGAAGGCATGGCCCTCGGCCGTGCCCTGGACTTCGATAAAGCCGCCGCCATCGTTCATGACCACGTTCAGGTCGGTGTCTGCCGCCGAGTCCTCGGCGTAGTCGAGGTCGAGCACGGCATCCGGACCCAGCATGCCCACCGAGACCGCAGCAATGCGTCCATGAATGGGGCTGCGCTTGATCTTGCCGCTGTCGAAGAGCTTGTCCATGGCATCGATCAGGGCCACGTAGGCGCCGGTGATGGATGCCGTGCGGGTGCCGCCGTCGGCCTGGATGACATCGCAGTCCAGCGTCACGGTGCGCTCGCCCAGGGCT from Wenzhouxiangella sp. AB-CW3 includes:
- the rph gene encoding ribonuclease PH; translation: MSRPSGRRPDELRPVRIDRHFTKHAEGSVLISCGETRVLCTASVEDRVPPWLRGKGQGWVTAEYGMLPRATGTRNMREATRGKQGGRTLEIQRLIGRSLRAVIDLEALGERTVTLDCDVIQADGGTRTASITGAYVALIDAMDKLFDSGKIKRSPIHGRIAAVSVGMLGPDAVLDLDYAEDSAADTDLNVVMNDGGGFIEVQGTAEGHAFRREEFDAMLDLATKGVAELIEIQDHALKGH